In Leptolyngbya sp. O-77, the genomic window ATAGTTTTCGCCATCGGAGCGAGCCGCCAGCCAGCCAATCAGGTTTGTGCGCTGGGAGGGCGTGAACAGGCGCAGCAGGACAAATTCTTCAGTATCGGCGATGGGCAGCTTGGTAATCAGGTAGTAGGGCGCGACGATTTGCGACTCGTTGGCATAGATTTCGTTGGGTTCACGCCACTCGTCTTCGCGGTTATAGAAAATTTGCGGATCAGTCATGTGGTAGGTCATGAGCTGATTCGACTGCACCTGATAATAGTCCTGCGGATAGCGAATGTGACTGCGGAGAGCGGGGGGCATCGAGTCGAACGGACGGAACATCTGGGGCAGCAGACGACTCCAGGATTGAATTATCGGGTCGCTGGGATCGGCAATGTAAAAAGTGACGCTGCCGTTGTAGGCATCGACGACAATCTTGACGGAGTTGCGAATGTAGTTGAAATCGTTGTTGCGCGGGTCGGAATAGGGGTAGCGATCGCTCGTTGTGTAGGCATCGATAATCCAGTACAGCGAACTGGGCGGCGAGTCGGTGTTGCTCGTCTGCACATCAAACTCGACCGCGACGGGATAGGGGTCATGATCGAAGCGGAGAAACGGGGCGATCGCCTGCACTCGCTTGACGATATTGCGGCGATAGAGCAACTGCGATTCGCCCGTCAACTGGTCGCTAAACAGCATTCGCCAGTCGTTGAGATGCCGCGCAAACAGCAGCCGCCGCCAGTAAGACCCGATGGGAATTCCCCCGCTGCCGCTGTAGGTGTTGTAGACGTTTTCGCCGCCGCTGGGATAGTCCAACTCCAGGGCGCGGGTGCGCGTCAGCACGAAGTTATTGGTCAGTTCGCCAAAATAAATGCGGGGATTTGTCGGGTCGGCAGCAGGGCAGGAATGCGCGGATCGTTTACAACTTGCTCCACGCCTTCGACAAAGTAGCTGGGTAAGCCACCCTCATCGGCGGTGTTCACTGGGCTGACCGTAAAGCCATAGCCGTGGGTGTAAATGAGGTGCTGGTTCACCCAGGTTTGGGCATCGGCGGGCACGCCACTATAGTCTAGTTCGCGGGCCGCGATCAGGACTTGCCGTAGGCCAATCGTGCCCTGGGTGGTCGGAAGCTGGTAGCGGTCGAGATCAGCATCGGGAAATTCGTAGTAGGGGCGGATGCGCTGAAGCTGGCGGTTCGTCTCCAGCAGCGGGCGCGAGTCCCACAGGCGGATGTTATCGATGGTGAGGTCGTTTGCTTGTAAATCCGCCCGCGTCAGGTCGGTCTGGGGGTCAAAGATATCGTCCTGAATGACCTGTAGGTTAAACGCATCTCGCGTCAGGGCAATGGTGCGCTGAATGTAATGCGTTTCCAGCGCCAGTTCGTTGGGCTGCACGACGAAGCTTTGCACAACAAAAGGAATCAGCGTCGTGGCGATCGCCGCAACAGCTAGGTGCAGCATCGGCCCCCAAAACAGCGGCGGCACTCGACGCGGCAGCAGCGCCACGGTTTCCTCTGCTCCTCGCCCAGAGCGCAGCGGCAAATCTACGGCAGTCCCCGACCACTGGGCATATTCCGCAATTCG contains:
- a CDS encoding UPF0182 family protein; this translates as MLTRTRALELDYPSGGENVYNTYSGSGGIPIGSYWRRLLFARHLNDWRMLFSDQLTGESQLLYRRNIVKRVQAIAPFLRFDHDPYPVAVEFDVQTSNTDSPPSSLYWIIDAYTTSDRYPYSDPRNNDFNYIRNSVKIVVDAYNGSVTFYIADPSDPIIQSWSRLLPQMFRPFDSMPPALRSHIRYPQDYYQVQSNQLMTYHMTDPQIFYNREDEWREPNEIYANESQIVAPYYLITKLPIADTEEFVLLRLFTPSQRTNLIGWLAARSDGENYGKVLLYRFPKQRLIFGPEQIEARINQDPLISQQISLWNRQGSQAIQGNLLVIPVEDSLLYVEPLYLQADQNRLPTLTRVIVAYGNRIVMAETLQQALDAIFADAPVDGTPVDSTVEANPEAPPNGTIVRPLPETGVEGALP